One Maribacter sp. HTCC2170 genomic window, AGATTGCCTAAGTCTAAATCTTCAGAGGATTGCAAAAATTCGGAATGGGCGGTTGCCCAAATCTCCATTTTTAAGCGCTCTTCCTCTTTGAATTTTTTAAAGAAACTATTGGTGTTCCATAAAATCAAACTTACGATAGCAAAGGCCACAGCAAGTAAAATAAAATTGGAAGTTTTTTTTTGAGGATTAAAATTCATCCAGTTGGTTTGTTGCTTTAAAGATAACGTAAAATGATAATAAATGGTGTCCGAAGCATATAGGTTCTTGTTTTAAATCGTATTCAAATTAACTACATTTGCAAAACCATGGCAGACATTGTTTCTATACTTCCAAACGAGATTTCCACCCAAAAATTACATGGCTATCTATTGGGGGCCATCGGGCCAAGACCAATAGCGTTTGCCAGCACAATCGATGATGAAGGCAGACCAAATCTTTCGCCTTTTAGCTTTTTCAATGTTTTTAGTGCTAATCCTCCAATTCTCATATTTTCACCGGCCAGAAGAGTTAGGGATAATTCTACAAAGCATACACTTGAGAATGTACATAAGATAAAAGAAGTGGTCATTAATGTAGTTGACTATAAGATTGTACAACAAATGTCACTTTCAAGTACCGAATACGCCGAAGGGGAAAATGAGTTTGTAAAAGCTGGTTTGACCATGTTAAAATCCGATTTGATCCAACCTTTCAGAGTAGCAGAATCACCTGTACAGTTTGAGTGCAAAGTGACTAAAATTGAAACTCTAGGGAAAGAAGGCGGAGCAGGAAACCTTATCTTTTCGGAAGTGGTTAAAATCCATATTGACTCTGATATTTTGGATGACAATGGTGCAATTGATCAACATAAAATTGATTTGGTCGCTCGTATGGGTGGAAACTGGTATTCAAGAGCAAACCAAGGATTATTTGAAGTTCCCAAACCGTTATCAAGTTTAGGAATTGGAGTTGACAAAATTCCCAAAGAAATTAGATTAAGTAAGGTGCTAACTGGTAACGATTTAGGAATGCTTGGAAACGTTGAAAAATTACCTGTAGCATCTGAAATTAAGGAATATATTGAGGCGAATGATGAATTGTATTCTTTGGTCAATTCAAAGGACAGGAATAAAGTACATCGAAAAGCCCAACAGTTTTTAAAAAACAATGAGGTAATCTCTGCTTGGAAAGTATTATTGGCATTATGAAACGAATACAACTATTCGAATTTGAGGATTTTAATTGGTTTCCCAGTTGGCTACGTACCTGTATGACCAACCTCATTGTCATTTTACAAAAAATGATGGGAGTGCCGGAAGTTTTGGCAGGTTTAATTGCCGAAGTGCTGAGGAAAAAGAACCTTAATAACATTGTGGATTTAGGATCCGGTTCTGGCGGTGCAATGCCAGAAGTTCTGGATTCTCTACACGCAATAAAAGGTTTGGAGAATGTAGAATTGGTTATGACAGATTTGTTCCCAAATGATAAAATGTTGAAAAAGTTCAACCAAAACACAGAGGATAAAATCAGTTATAGTCAGACGTCAGTGGATGCCACAAATATTGCAACGGCGCCTGAAGGGTTGAAAACAATGGTCAATTGTTTTCATCATATGCCACCGAAAAAGGCAAAAGAGATTTTGGCTTCCGCTCAAAGAACCAACCAGGCGTTATTGATTTATGAAATGGGCGAAAACAACATTCCTTTATTAATCTGGTGGCTGTTGCTTCCGATTTCTTTGGTCATACTAATTATTATGGTTCTTTTTATGACACCATTTGTAAAACCCTTAACTTGGCGGCAGATTGTCTTTACCTATTTGATTCCAATAATCCCAATCTGTTATGCTTGGGATGGTCAAGCATCATTGCCAAGAATGTATACACTTAAAGATTTGGATGTTCTTCTAGAAGGCTTGGGTTCTGACAACTATACTTGGAAAAAAGGACATGCAAAAAAAGAAAATGGAAAAAAATCGGGAACATTTCTATTAGGCCTCCCTAATTAAAATAACATAAACATTAAACACAGATAATACGATTAACATACTATGGAAGTACAAGGAAAAATTAAGGTGATAGATGAGACTAAAACTTTTGGTAACAATGGTTTTAGAAAGAGAGAAGTTGTGGTAACTACAGATGAGCAATACCCTCAACACATAATGGTGGAATTTGTTCAGGACAAATGTGATTTATTGAATAGTTACAGTGTTGGACAAGATGTTAAGATCAGCATTAATTTAAGAGGCAGGGAATGGACAAACCCTCAAGGAGAGGTAAAGTATTTTAATTCTATCCAAGGGTGGAGAATTGAAAACTTACAGGCAGCAGCCCCTAATCAGGACATACCACCAGTTCCTCCTATGGAAGCTTTTGAACCAGCGGATAAATTAAATGAGGACGAGCACGACGACCTTCCTTTTTAACTACAATAAGATTATTAGAAAAAAGACCCAATCGGGTCTTTTTTTATTTGTAATATTTTGATTGAATATGGTCTTTTAGGTTTTATGTAAATTTATGACCATTGCTTTACGATGAAAAAAGATAGCTATAATAGACCTTTGATTTTTTTAACTGATGAAATCGCATTTCCCAAGGTAGAACTGGCCGATGAAGAAGGTTTGTTGGCAGTAGGTGGTGACCTCTCTACTGAACGCCTTATTTTGGCCTATAAAAGTGGTATTTTCCCTTGGTTCAATGAGGGGTCTATGATTTTGTGGTGGAGCCCGAATCCAAGAATGGTTCTTTTTCCAAAGCGCATCAAAATTTCAAAAAGTATGCGAAAGGTAATAAGGAACGATGAATTTAAATTGACCAAAAACCATTGTTTTGAAGCTGTAATTGATCAATGTGCTAAAGTAAAACGCCAAGGGCAGGATGGCACCTGGATTTCCAAGGAAATGAAAGAAGCTTATTTGGATTTGCACATGTTGGGGTATGCACATTCATATGAGGTATGGCAAAACGAAGAACTTGTTGGGGGGCTTTATGGTATTGATCTTGGACATATTTTCTGTGGGGAAAGTATGTTCAGTTTCGTAAGCAATGCTTCGAAATTCGCATTTATTCAACTGGCTAGGGAACTTCAGGAAAAGAACTATACATTAATTGATTGCCAGCTTTATACAAGTCATTTAGAAAGCCTTGGAGCTGAGGAAATACCAAGAAAAAAGTTCATGGGTTTTCTAAAAGGTACCCAATGAAGAACTCTGATGATTTGACTATGTATTTGAGGCTTCAGAAAGCAATGAATTTTGTTTTTGATTTAGTAAATCAATAAACTCATTCGGATTTTTTAAGTGGACTACTTGTTTGAAGCCATCTAAGGAGCTCTCAATATTCATGCCTCCTGAAACAGCAAGGGTGACAGTCGTGTCCTTATATAATGAGGTGATGAGTTTTTCAATTTTTGCAGGTCTTAGCATGGTAAACATTGTCAGCATTAAATGCGGTTTGGTAATTTCCAAAACATCTTTAATATTTTCTAGAGGCACATTTGACCCAAGATAAAATGTTCTCCAACCTAGTTCTTTGGCTATGTAGTTCGCCAATAATAACCCTATTTCATGATTTTCACCTTCCACTAAGTATAAAACAATGGTTGGGCTGGTTTCATCTTTTGATGGAATTGCATCAATTGCACTGTACATTTTCTGTTTAATAAGGTTAGAGATGAAGTGCTCCTGAGCTGGCATTGCTTTATTCGTACCCCATAATACCCCAATATGATTCAGAAAGGGATACAATAGTTCTGTAATCGTCTTTAACAGCCCATGCTTGGCGATATACCTTTCTATTATCTCATTAAAGTCTATCTCGTTCATTTCCAACATACTTACTATTAAGGCATTTATGTCGTCCTGTGGAGTGGTATCCAAAAGAATTTTTGAAACTACCTCGTGTATTTGTTCATCCGTCAAAGTATCGATGTGTGATATGCGATAGCCGTTTCTGGTAAGAATACCAATATTGAGCAACTTACGAAGTTGATCATCTGTATAATACCTAATATTGGTTGCTGTCCTTTTAGGTACTATAAAACTATAACGCGATTCCCATTTTCTTAATGTATGGGCATTGATTCCTGTTATTGATACAATATCAGCCATTGAATAGTTCGACATATTTAGAGTTTTAAGTGAAAGAATTAACCATGAATCACAGCAATTCAATGGAGTTTGGTACAAAAATGAGCATTTTTTATTAAAAATGTCTAAAAAAAAGTAAAAAAAGTTGGACATATAAAAAAAATGTTATACTCTTGTCTAAGTAAAAACAAAAAAGATTAGACAAACCTTAAAAAATTTAATTATGAAAAAGAAGATTAGTTATTTATTTATGTTCATCGCAGTATCCTTATTCACGTATTCGTGTAGTGAGGATGATGACCAACCAGTGATTGAAATGGAACAAGAGACAATGAACATTGTCGAGGCCGCTCAGGGTACTGATGCCCTGAGCAATCTTGTTGCTGCTTTGGCTAAAGCGGATGAAAGCGGATCTAACGACCTTATCGCAACGCTTAGCGATGAAACTGGGACTTTTACGGTATTGGCCCCGACTAATGATGCTTTCGTGGACCTTTTGGCAAGGTTGGATGGATTTGATTCGCTTGATGATTTTAACTCTGAACAATTACAAGACCTCTTAGCCAGTATTTTGGCCTATCATGTAGTGAGTGGTGCTTCTGTGACATCTGGTGATCTTACAGAGGGTCAGGTTATTACAACTGTCCAAGGAGAGGAATTAACGGTTAGTTTAGACGGCGGTGCTTCTTTTATGGATGCAGCGGGAGAATATGCAATGGTTACAACGGCTGATGTTGCTACTAACAATGGTACGGTACATTTAATTGATAAAATACTTTTACCACAAGCTGCATTGGATGCCTTAAGTGATATTCTTTTGGTTTCGATTACTGATTTGGCCATTGCCACCCCAGGTTTGGAAAACTTGGTCGCTGCCTTAGTAGCTGCAGATGGAGACCTGCCAACTGTTTTGGCCGGTGAAGGGCCGTTCACTGTATTTGCGCCAACTAACGATGCTTTTGCAACATTTTTGGCTGACAATAATTTTGCTGAACTAGGTGATGTACCAGTGGATGTATTGACTCAAGTATTATTGAACCATGTTGTAAGTGGTAATAATTTATCTACTGATTTAATGACAGGATATATCTCAACTCTTTCTACCGCCGGAGCGGGAGGCAACAATTTAAGTATGCTGGTAGATACTGCAGACGGAGTTAGTTTGAACGGATGTTCTACCGTTACCGCGGCAGATAATAAAGCCATTAATGGGGTAGTACATATTGTTGACGCAGTTATAGGTTTGCCCAATATCGTAGACCATGCAGTGGCAAATAGTGATTTAACAGAATTGGTTGGAGCATTAACTGCTGGCGGCAATACCACTTTTACGGATTTATTATCAGATGATGCTACTGACTTTACTGTCTTTGCTCCTGTAAATGCCGCTTTTTCAGCTTTTACAAACCCTATGTCAAATGAATTGAATACCATTTTGGCAAACCATGTTATTGTTGGTGCTGCCGCTTTTTCATCAGGGTTGACAAATTCATATGTGAGTACGGCAGCTACTAATGAAGATGGAGACAATTTAAGTATGTACATAAATACGGACGACGGAGTATCTCTGAACGGTTCGAGTAATGTTGCAGCTGCGGATATTGTAGCTACAAACGGGGTCATCCATGCTGTTGATGCGGTGATTGATTTACCAACATTGGTGACTTTTGCAACTGCAGATGCGACTTTTAGCCCACTTGTTGCTGCTTTGACTGAAGGCACACCTGATACCGACTTTGTTTCTGTACTTAATGGCGAAGGACCTTACACGGTTTTTGCACCTACAGATGTTGCTTTTCAAGCATTATTGGATAGTAATATGGACTGGGATGGCGTAACCGATATTGATGAAATGTTATTGACATCTGTATTAAACCACCATGTGGCAAACGGCAACGTTCGATCTGGTGACTTAACCGATGGTATGGCACCAGCCACATTGGAAGGTGATAATATAACAATCAATTTACCAGGTACAGGAGATAATATTGCCGACATCACTGATGGAGCTGGAAATACTGGTATTGGTGTTGTTGTTGTAGATGTACAAGCAAACAATGGTGTAATACATGTAGTGAATCAAGTTATGATTCCCGATACGAGCAACTAGATGAATTGGTAACAATCTTATGAAAAAGAAGATTTAGGTTGTTTTTATTGAGTAACGGGCACTGGTATTGTGATAGGTATCAGTGCTTGTTATGTTTTTTTCTATTATTTTAATAGTTCAGTATTTTTTCTTCAAATTATTACAAATGAACAATAAAAAGATCATCATAATTGGTTCTGGATTTTCGTCCCTTGCAGCCAGTTGCTATTTGGCTAAGGCAGGTTTTGGGGTCCAAATTTTTGAGAAGAATCCAGAGATTGGCGGAAGGGCCCGTCAAAAAAAGAGAGATGGTTTTGTGTTTGACATTGGCCCAACTTTTTATTGGATGCCAGATGTCTTTGAAAGCTTCTTCAGTGATTTTGATAAAAAACCGAGTGACTATTATCAATTAAAAAAATTAGACCCTGCCTATCAAGTATATTTTGGGGTTAAAGATTCAATTAAAGTATCAGGTTCTATAGAGGAAACAATGAACACCTTTGAAACAATTGAACCTGGAAGCAAGAAAGCTTTACGCAGGTTTTTATCAAAGGCGGGCAAGAATTATAAAATTGCCATTAAGGATCTAGTATATAAACCAGCAGAAAGTATCTTGGAGATTATCACTCCAACCACCATGCTAAAGATTACTGATTTTTTCAGAACGATAAAAAAACAGGTGGCTTCTTACGTAAAAGATGAAAAGCTTAGAAAAATAATGGAGTTTCCAGTACTTTTTTTAGGTGCAAAACCAGGAAATACCCCTTCTTTTTACAATTTCATGAACTATGCTGATTTTGAACTGGGGACTTGGCACCCCATGGGAGGCATGTATGAAGTGGTTGAGGCGATGACGAATTTGGCTTTGGAATTAGGAGTTGAAATCGTGACAGACTCTCCTGTTCAATCTATTCGTACAACTGATAACAATGTTGAAGGTATACAAGTAGGTGATAAGTTTTATTCCTGTGATATCCTGTTAAGTGGAGCTGATTATCACCATACAGAATCACTTTTACCTGTTAATAGAAGACAGTATAAAGAAAGTTATTGGAGTAAAAAGATTTTTGCCCCATCAGCATTGCTCTTTTTCGTTGGCTTCAAAAAGAAGTTAAAAAATGTTTCGCACCACACCTTGTTTTTTGATACCGATTTTGATGCGCATGCCAAAACCATATATGATACTAAAGAATGGTCAGAGGACCCATTGTTCTACGCAAGTTTTCCTAGCCTGACGGATAATGAAAGTGCCCCGGAGGGAAAAGAGGCAGGTATCTTCTTGATACCCATAGCACCGGATCTGGAGGATAACCCGACTATACGTGAGAAGTATTTTAATCAGATAATTCAAAGAATGGAGGATTTAACTGAGCAAAATTTACACGCTATGGTTGAGTTTAAAGAATCTTATTGCGTAAATGATTTTAAATCGGACTATAATTCTTACAAGGGTAATGCCTATGGTTTGGCAAATACACTAACACAGACACATATTCTGCGCCCTAGATTGAGAAGTAAGAAAGTTGATAATTTATTTTTTTGCGGACAATTGACAGTACCAGGTCCAGGGGTTCCCCCATCCTTGATTTCAGGGAAAATAGTCAGCGAATTAATTTCAAAATATTATTAAAATGAAAAAGCTTTTTGATGATTCCAGTTACAGTTGTAGCAAGTTGGTGACAAATACATATAGCACTTCATTTTCCTCCGGGATAAAGATGTTCGCCCCATCTATAAGGCCTGCGATTTATGCGATTTATGGATTTGTACGGTACGCTGACGAAATTGTGGATACATTTAATGAATACGATCAGGAGTTGCTTTTTAATGAGTTCAAGGAAGATTATAATAAAGCAATTGAAAGAAGAATAAGTCTTAACCCCATTCTAAATGCATTTCAGGAAATTGTACATAATTATGATTTACACCCATATGTAGAAGATTTTCTTGGGAGTATGGAAAGTGACTTGTACAAAAAGGAATATAGTTCCAAACAGGATTTTGTTAAATATATTTATGGATCTGCTGATGTTGTAGGGTTAATGTGCTTAAGAGTATTTGTAAATAATGATGATGATGCTTTTAATGCATTAAAAAATTCGGCCATGCGATTGGGCTCTGCCTTTCAGAAAATAAACTTTTTAAGGGATATCAAGGATGATACAGAGAATTTAGGACGCTCTTATTTCCCAAATTTGTACAACGGGGAGCTTACCAACGAGAATAAATTTGAAATAATAAAAGACATTGAGGAAGATTTGAAACATGCAAGAAAAGGTATTATACAATTACCATTGGAAGCAAAATTAGGAGTGTATTTGGCATACAGATATTTTGATAGGCTATTAAGAAAACTAAAACGTTTGGATTGTGATAGAATAATGAATGAAAGAATTCGCATATCGGATCCAATGAAATTGGTACTGCTAACCAGAACGTATGTACGATATAAGATTAATCATATTTAATTGTTCGTATTGCAGTAACTTAGTCTATTATATTGCTTGATAAATTAAACAGAAGGGTATTATGGAAATATTAGCATACATCTTGACCACGCTTTTTACTTTTATTATCATGGAAGGTGTTACCTGGTGCACGCATAAATATGTAATGCATGGTTTTGGGTGGTATTTACATGAAGATCACCATCAGCCGGGGTATCCTCATAAATTTGAAAAGAACGATGCGTTTTTTGTTGTTTTTGCAGTCCCAAGTATTCTTTTGTTCTACTATGGTATAAGACCAGAGTTAAATTATATGTTCTTTATAGGGTTGGGTATCCTATGCTACGGTATTGCATATTTTATGGTCCATGATGTGTTGATTCATAGACGCTTTAAATGGTTAGACAATGTAAACAACAGGTACTTACGTGGATTGCGTAAGGGTCATAAGATTCACCATAAGCATTTAGACAAACCGGATGGTGAATGTTTCGGAATGTTATTTGTGCCGCTTAAATATTTTAAAGAAATAAGGTGAATCATTATCTATATTTATTTTTAAACTTAGCAAGCCTAAGTATACCCTTGTTCTACAGTATTTTCGAAAGAAAGTTTCACTTCATCCAATATTTTAAGGCTGCTTTCATCAGTATTCTTTTGGTGTCTGTTCCATTTTTGGTTTGGGACGGTATTTTTACGTCAAATGGTATTTGGGGATTCAACCCTGAATATTATTTAGGAGTAAAAATTATCGGAATGCCTTTCGAAGAATGGATGTTCTTTTTTTGTATTCCATATGCTTGTTTATTTACACATGAGGTGCTAAAGTATTATTTGCCAAATTTTAAACTGTCAAGATTTATAACATTGATGATTAGTTTTTCATTGGTTCTTATTACTGGAATTTTGTTCATGCTGAACTTTGGCAAATGGTATACAACCATAAACTTTGCACTGTTTGTTTTACTGATTTTGTACGGATTAAAATATCACGTACGAACGCTGCAAGAATACTATCCTAGCTTTTTGGTGATATTGGTTCCATTCTTAATTGTAAATGGAGTTTTAACAGGAAGTTTTATTGATGAGCCGGTGGTTTGGTATGATAACAGTGAAAATTTAGGAATTAGGATATTCACTATTCCGGTTGAAGATATTTTTTATGCATTTGTCATGTTATTTTCAATTCAATTGATTTTTAACACTTTAAAGAAAAAGTATTATGCTTAATAATAGAGCTATTAGATTTATTGTTTTTCTGTTTTTTAATTTTTTGGCTCTGGGTTGTGGAGTTTTATTAATGAACAATGGTCCTCAAACTGATTGGTACACCTCTTTAAATCAAGCTCCATGGACACCGGCAAATTGGGTGTTTGGTGCTGCATGGTCAACCATAATGTTGTGCTTCTCTTTTTACATGACAAAAATTAGTTTTTTATACACTTTTTTAGACAAAAAGATACTTGCACTATATAGTATTCAATGGGTTTTAAATGTTAGCTGGAACTTCTTTTTCTTTAATCAACATTTAGTATTAATTGGCTTGATTGTAATTACTATGT contains:
- a CDS encoding flavin reductase family protein, which gives rise to MADIVSILPNEISTQKLHGYLLGAIGPRPIAFASTIDDEGRPNLSPFSFFNVFSANPPILIFSPARRVRDNSTKHTLENVHKIKEVVINVVDYKIVQQMSLSSTEYAEGENEFVKAGLTMLKSDLIQPFRVAESPVQFECKVTKIETLGKEGGAGNLIFSEVVKIHIDSDILDDNGAIDQHKIDLVARMGGNWYSRANQGLFEVPKPLSSLGIGVDKIPKEIRLSKVLTGNDLGMLGNVEKLPVASEIKEYIEANDELYSLVNSKDRNKVHRKAQQFLKNNEVISAWKVLLAL
- a CDS encoding DUF3127 domain-containing protein encodes the protein MEVQGKIKVIDETKTFGNNGFRKREVVVTTDEQYPQHIMVEFVQDKCDLLNSYSVGQDVKISINLRGREWTNPQGEVKYFNSIQGWRIENLQAAAPNQDIPPVPPMEAFEPADKLNEDEHDDLPF
- the aat gene encoding leucyl/phenylalanyl-tRNA--protein transferase; this translates as MKKDSYNRPLIFLTDEIAFPKVELADEEGLLAVGGDLSTERLILAYKSGIFPWFNEGSMILWWSPNPRMVLFPKRIKISKSMRKVIRNDEFKLTKNHCFEAVIDQCAKVKRQGQDGTWISKEMKEAYLDLHMLGYAHSYEVWQNEELVGGLYGIDLGHIFCGESMFSFVSNASKFAFIQLARELQEKNYTLIDCQLYTSHLESLGAEEIPRKKFMGFLKGTQ
- a CDS encoding MerR family transcriptional regulator → MSNYSMADIVSITGINAHTLRKWESRYSFIVPKRTATNIRYYTDDQLRKLLNIGILTRNGYRISHIDTLTDEQIHEVVSKILLDTTPQDDINALIVSMLEMNEIDFNEIIERYIAKHGLLKTITELLYPFLNHIGVLWGTNKAMPAQEHFISNLIKQKMYSAIDAIPSKDETSPTIVLYLVEGENHEIGLLLANYIAKELGWRTFYLGSNVPLENIKDVLEITKPHLMLTMFTMLRPAKIEKLITSLYKDTTVTLAVSGGMNIESSLDGFKQVVHLKNPNEFIDLLNQKQNSLLSEASNT
- a CDS encoding fasciclin domain-containing protein, which gives rise to MKKKISYLFMFIAVSLFTYSCSEDDDQPVIEMEQETMNIVEAAQGTDALSNLVAALAKADESGSNDLIATLSDETGTFTVLAPTNDAFVDLLARLDGFDSLDDFNSEQLQDLLASILAYHVVSGASVTSGDLTEGQVITTVQGEELTVSLDGGASFMDAAGEYAMVTTADVATNNGTVHLIDKILLPQAALDALSDILLVSITDLAIATPGLENLVAALVAADGDLPTVLAGEGPFTVFAPTNDAFATFLADNNFAELGDVPVDVLTQVLLNHVVSGNNLSTDLMTGYISTLSTAGAGGNNLSMLVDTADGVSLNGCSTVTAADNKAINGVVHIVDAVIGLPNIVDHAVANSDLTELVGALTAGGNTTFTDLLSDDATDFTVFAPVNAAFSAFTNPMSNELNTILANHVIVGAAAFSSGLTNSYVSTAATNEDGDNLSMYINTDDGVSLNGSSNVAAADIVATNGVIHAVDAVIDLPTLVTFATADATFSPLVAALTEGTPDTDFVSVLNGEGPYTVFAPTDVAFQALLDSNMDWDGVTDIDEMLLTSVLNHHVANGNVRSGDLTDGMAPATLEGDNITINLPGTGDNIADITDGAGNTGIGVVVVDVQANNGVIHVVNQVMIPDTSN
- a CDS encoding phytoene desaturase family protein is translated as MNNKKIIIIGSGFSSLAASCYLAKAGFGVQIFEKNPEIGGRARQKKRDGFVFDIGPTFYWMPDVFESFFSDFDKKPSDYYQLKKLDPAYQVYFGVKDSIKVSGSIEETMNTFETIEPGSKKALRRFLSKAGKNYKIAIKDLVYKPAESILEIITPTTMLKITDFFRTIKKQVASYVKDEKLRKIMEFPVLFLGAKPGNTPSFYNFMNYADFELGTWHPMGGMYEVVEAMTNLALELGVEIVTDSPVQSIRTTDNNVEGIQVGDKFYSCDILLSGADYHHTESLLPVNRRQYKESYWSKKIFAPSALLFFVGFKKKLKNVSHHTLFFDTDFDAHAKTIYDTKEWSEDPLFYASFPSLTDNESAPEGKEAGIFLIPIAPDLEDNPTIREKYFNQIIQRMEDLTEQNLHAMVEFKESYCVNDFKSDYNSYKGNAYGLANTLTQTHILRPRLRSKKVDNLFFCGQLTVPGPGVPPSLISGKIVSELISKYY
- a CDS encoding phytoene/squalene synthase family protein, which produces MKKLFDDSSYSCSKLVTNTYSTSFSSGIKMFAPSIRPAIYAIYGFVRYADEIVDTFNEYDQELLFNEFKEDYNKAIERRISLNPILNAFQEIVHNYDLHPYVEDFLGSMESDLYKKEYSSKQDFVKYIYGSADVVGLMCLRVFVNNDDDAFNALKNSAMRLGSAFQKINFLRDIKDDTENLGRSYFPNLYNGELTNENKFEIIKDIEEDLKHARKGIIQLPLEAKLGVYLAYRYFDRLLRKLKRLDCDRIMNERIRISDPMKLVLLTRTYVRYKINHI
- a CDS encoding sterol desaturase family protein; protein product: MEILAYILTTLFTFIIMEGVTWCTHKYVMHGFGWYLHEDHHQPGYPHKFEKNDAFFVVFAVPSILLFYYGIRPELNYMFFIGLGILCYGIAYFMVHDVLIHRRFKWLDNVNNRYLRGLRKGHKIHHKHLDKPDGECFGMLFVPLKYFKEIR
- a CDS encoding lycopene cyclase domain-containing protein, producing MNHYLYLFLNLASLSIPLFYSIFERKFHFIQYFKAAFISILLVSVPFLVWDGIFTSNGIWGFNPEYYLGVKIIGMPFEEWMFFFCIPYACLFTHEVLKYYLPNFKLSRFITLMISFSLVLITGILFMLNFGKWYTTINFALFVLLILYGLKYHVRTLQEYYPSFLVILVPFLIVNGVLTGSFIDEPVVWYDNSENLGIRIFTIPVEDIFYAFVMLFSIQLIFNTLKKKYYA
- a CDS encoding TspO/MBR family protein, which translates into the protein MLNNRAIRFIVFLFFNFLALGCGVLLMNNGPQTDWYTSLNQAPWTPANWVFGAAWSTIMLCFSFYMTKISFLYTFLDKKILALYSIQWVLNVSWNFFFFNQHLVLIGLIVITMLWLLIGYFTFEHLKKVKFYTLLIIPYLVWMTIATSLNAYIFLYNQ